One stretch of Ananas comosus cultivar F153 linkage group 6, ASM154086v1, whole genome shotgun sequence DNA includes these proteins:
- the LOC109712147 gene encoding uncharacterized protein At1g66480-like produces MGNSIGGKRRTAKVMKIDGTSFRVKPPVRAGDVVREHPGYDVLESEEVKQLGVRARPLDADAPLKPGRLYFLVALPRLPLPPDRAXL; encoded by the coding sequence ATGGGGAACAGCATAGGGGGGAAGAGGCGGACGGCGAAGGTGATGAAGATAGACGGGACGAGCTTCCGGGTGAAGCCGCCGGTGCGGGCCGGGGACGTGGTGCGGGAGCATCCGGGCTACGACGTGCTGGAGTCCGAGGAGGTCAAGCAGCTCGGGGTGCGGGCGCGCCCGCTCGACGCCGACGCCCCGCTCAAGCCCGGCCGCCTCTACTTCCTCGTCGCCCTCCCCCGCCTGCCCCTGCCCCCCGACCGCGCCTNATTGTAG